A segment of the Denticeps clupeoides chromosome 2, fDenClu1.1, whole genome shotgun sequence genome:
taaaagacatTTTCCTAACATTCAAACTCTCTTTCTCAACCCCTTGTACTGTAGCCATCAGAAGTGTGTATTCCTATGTGTTCAGTAACCCAACCACCTCCACCCAGCTCAGATCAGCTGAACAGCAGGGAGGACATGAGCTCCATTCAACTACAGAGTTACACAGAACAGGTGTGAAGCTGAACTTTCTAATCCATCTCCTGCAAATGGGCCAACATCTTAAAACACAATTTCTTCTATATGCCAAATTGCAGAGTTGGACTCTGGGTTGAGAAAGCAAACAGTCTTGATACTGAGCACAAATGGTCAAACTCCACTAAGTAGTACTAAAGATATAAGCCTCCAGGTTTGTATTTTCTACTTATTTTCTGATTATGTGTTGCATTGTAATTTATATACTgcaattaatatatatttgtgtctgTGCAGGATGCTCTGGAGCTTTTCCGGCCTGAATTCATAATGCGCTCACAAAGCCGACTGAGGCGGCTGCAGGAGAGGGTCAGGGAGCGGCAGGCCTTTCAAATGGATCTCCTCAAATTAGGGGATGTAATGACACAGAGGCGAAACTGCACCAGACCCCATCCCTTAAGTGGTAATAAATACAGAAGTTGAGTTTTCAAACTATGTATAGATATCAGCATATGGAAAACTGCTAAATGAGAGAAGTCACATGGAGAGACACCACAAGCCGCTGAATCACATGGTGGTACTTAAACATGGCACTGTGACCTGCCAGCAGTGTCACTATACCTGTGATGGCTTCTCTTATTAGTTTCCATTGTCAATGGAATATGGAAACACAGGTATAATATATTTCTCAATGTAtgtaatgtgtgcatgtgatttACAGACAACCTTTATAAACCCAGAGAGAGGACTATCTCTGGAAAAGAAATGCAGATGAGGTCCAAAAGGTAGgaccacacacatataccatggaaacacatacacacacatacacatacacacaccacctgtCCCTTGTCTGATGTCCTGCCCTTTTGTCTCTCTTTTATTTTGCAGGATCTACAACCAGTTGCCAGAGGTCACCagaaagaaggaggaggagaagaagagagtgATTTCAGAGACTAACAGACTCAGAGCTGAAATTTTCAAAAAGGTGAAACTGAGAGAAATGTACAGAGAACCTAAAGCAATACGTCAAAGCTTCCAAAAATGCTTCCTCATAAATCAATCACTTAACCAATTTTTAATGCCGCCTGAATTTGGACATCAGAAAATGATATATtatcttattttaaaatgacttaTTTTGCTTTTGACACCTGTACCCACAGAGATGGCTGCCATTTTAGCTCCAGCCAGCAGAGGGCAATACTGGGTTAAAGATTTTATCTGTGAGCTACACCACAGATTTtgctttatatttaatttaagcatgtaatggtctcattgtgtactgGTGTGCCTCATATTGGAGCCAATACCAGGAGGCAaactttctcaatgtggcattaATTTCAATAttctgtgtgtataaaaagctggtattgtcagtaagtcattccaagttcatcattcaaacagccatgaacacacaacgtcacttaacactagaagtcccagagagCAGCCATTTGGCTTTTCTATCTATAAAACCCACAAGATAGTCAATTGACTGGAAGACTTTTAACTAATATCCTTAACGGaagagcagcgtcacctggtcATGGCGTGCCTTCGGgacggtggcaggcagtcagaagTTGCTCATGAACTTGGTGtatctcaaagtgtcatcagcagacttgtattaagacacagaactactggcagagttcatgacagacccaggagtggagccccatgaGTGACAGACCATAATAATGgccagtacctaaggacctatgcaaataggtaacgtgactcctataaatttgcaagatggccactgccagcagctcagtcattgattgacatccGTCAACTAGACTTGGCTCCTACTCAACCTGAAACCACCtctcctgttcatctcctcccCTCTCATCCTGCCCCGTCCCAAATTCAACATCCGTCAACTAGACTTGGCTCCTACTCAACCTGAAACCACCtctcctgttcatctcctcccCTCTCATCCTGCCCCGTCCCAAATTCAACCTAAAACGTGAACAacaacatctgtgtggtgttgcggctcacgctgGCTCTCGTTCGCATAGTAAAcaggaggaaacttacctgcctccttgcgtcccactGCACAAGGGTTTCTCGTTTCTTCCCacacgtgctcacgttctggtccctcGCCGGGACCATGAAACCCCATTTACGCCCCTGCAGGCCcatttacgagatgcgaggggtactagggtttccagacaaaccatttgcAAATGACTCCAccactttggcttgaatgccagacgaccattgcaggtgactccgctgacaccaagacaccgccgtGAACGTTTGctgtgggcacaagaccatgtgacctggacactgcagcagtggtctactgtCTGGTGTCAGGACACCTTTCACAGAAAGGTGCGACATTCTTTGTGGACCAATTTACGTATGTGCAtagtttttcagttctggcaatcgtcaCAGGTccgttgctggagaaggtgaggtgagcaatacgctgaggtcaacatggtccccagggtttgctttggtggaggaggtgcaacagtctgggcagacatcaccagtcagcgcaaaacagatttggttattttacatggctcagtcactgcacgttcttacctcagagacatcatagaacccatcatcaccccccaattccgccagcacacccccaactttctgttcatggatgataatgctccactaCATcgtgtcacagctcgacttcagggagttggagtgcctcatatggtatgcccatcaatgtcccctgacccgAACCCAATggagcacatctgggaccagttgaagcagagactgaatgatcgtaccccaccccgacgtgacctggcagaaccgcgcgtagcacttgtggaagagtggaaggcattgcctcagaacaacatcatgaagctagtgaggagcatgagacgtcgctgtcaagctgtcattgtggcacatggtggaaacacccgctactaTAAAAATTTATAGAACCTTTCTTAGTTGTACTGACATTTTTTGTTCCTTTAAAATACAGATGAAAACGTACTCTTCAAATCGAACCACATGACACACAGGATCTCCTTATTACATGTTTCAGTTCAATGTTCAGTTCACTCTGAGTGTGAGGTGGCctttcagtggaaaaaaaatagttcAAACCATGTCCTTTCGAAATTCTTGGGCAAAGCATGCCACTGCAATCCTTTGTCCACAAGCAGGCAAGTCTCCTCACACTGATGAGAGCTGAGTTGATAAAATTACCACCTTTATCCCTTGTTGCTTGGGAAACTTTCCCAAGTGGAGGGAAAATCCCGGCCAGCTTTTCTGATTAAGGTCGATACTGTTTCAGCAACTGTTTTGATGGGAAAAGTATCAATACCCACTCTGAAATCTCAGCTGCAGACTCTTCAGTCTGCTGTCGTTAGCCTCTCCAACACTCCTGCACATGCCAgaggaggtggggtggggggttaaTGGCACACAAAGGGAAGGGTACATAAATGTGTTAACATGTTTAGATGAGACAATTTCATGAATTGTAATGTTGtatcttatattatatttaacataattttagAATACTTTTGACCTGGAGTTACAaagatgtttgtgttttttttcttttttgatctGTGCAGAAACTTCTGGATCAAATCCTGCAAAGGAACAGTGACTGAGAGCACAGATATGCCACTTACACGCTACTGCGGCTGAATGTTGACCGACCACCATACTGGACTAGGCCAGTGATGCGCATAATAGACACAAGAATTATGGCATGGCTCACCTCTGTGTAAGTACAGAGAGATGCCAGGTAAAACCACCATATTTAGAGACCAGCCTCACACCCAGGACTGCAGGGCTGTAACAGCCGGGTAGGGATCTAGGGCTCCAAAGGGGGCAGATGATGTGCTTAGACTACAACCATTTATCTGGAGTACACTGTGCATTATGTACTTTAACTGGAAATAAAGATTAAGGTTGATCGCACAAAACATCAGGGTACATTTCTTCATTACGCACGTTCCTTAACTGCTtatttttaacaacattggccgAAGGGCATGGACTCAGACCCACCACAAGGTGCTTGTAAACACACGTAAACACTCGCACGCCCACTCATATGAACATGGTGAAaaatgtgctcttttttttgttttcaataaacaataaattacTAAACTGACggagaggcgggacatactgggacaCGTTTATTCACAATAaagggaaacaaaaccaggcatgagggccaaaaactGCGAAACTACATAAACGGACCTGtgacgattgccagaactgaaaaactaTGCACATACGTAAATTGGTCCACAAAGAATGTCGCAGCTGCTGTCCATATGCGACAGACGGACACAAGACACAGATAAAAaagagggtcgtctggttccctctctgggctctccaggacctcctcaggatGCACAGCCAGAATCACGGGAGGTGTGACCCTCTCACTGCCCGCCAGTGCTTAGTCTTCCTGCACAAGATCTTGGCtggtgctgggtgtggtggtggggcaggatTTAATACCTGGCTCGGacgccctcagtctctccatCTTGTCTGTCTCTTTGGCAGCAGGGAGGGTTGCCAAAGCTGCCTCGTCCGCATCTCAGAGGGAGTGAAGAGtagcaaagtacacaccacatATGTTAGGAAGtgctggcatgtacctgctgctccggAGAACGGTCCAGGCACCATGGGTACTTCCCACAgggggctgggcacgttgctggagatggtggtgtgcatgtggtgtggagggtgatCAACATCCTCTACAAAAGGCGTGGGCGCTGGTGCTACGCTGTCgttctgctggggaacgtccgggcagggGGAAGGCGTGTCCGTGACTGGAGCTGAAGAGGCGGATTCGCCGGGAGGCAATCTCGGCAACGCGATTGCTGGCTGGCGactggagccatcccggccccgaccgGCCACCAACTCACGTCATACTCGCTCTCGTTGTTCTCCGTCTTTCCACCGAACATCCCgtgggtcgtccaccctgcttaCCCCCTTGAGCCAGGGCGCGATTatctcccatgggcagtactccgGCCCACTGGAGGAGAGGGGCCAACACGTTATGTGGTAAAAGTGTGTTGCTGCTCACCTACTGTTTTCTTTCTTACTATCAGCCctgaaaaacactgaaaaatgcCAGATCCGATGCCCATGATGCGTCCTCCATCCACGATGCCGCCCTGGGCAATGACCCATGTCACTCATATCAAAACCGCCagaaatgactcacaaataacaaactgaaaatattgcaaatattgctaaAAGTTAACAgaaatttggaaggaaaattcatgtatcaaataataatatattaacaaCTGCCTGGCTTATGGCAACGTGAAGGGGAGACCACACGTgtacaaacaatacaaaagaaGATTTATTAAAGATAACAAAAGtagataaaagaaaaacagcccAAACAGAACGGTCAGTGTAAATGAGTACTagagtgccacctgagctgccagaacaataaataatttctaaaaaaaaaaaaaaacaatacaaatcagaaatataatctcaaacagaggttttaagcatcacttaatatTCTCATggcatttttcttgtctagtaatcttgatttaagatttttttgatatttggactggaaacgtgacaaaattactaggtaagaaaagcttttgcagtgtagctaagcatgacaacagattgaatggcccaaaaaaggctagtgaataacatgtctttagtcttttaatacAAAGTGCAAAGAAACTATaccacccctgctttactactgttattaacgtgctaacgctaacttgtcatgcttgtcaagctggataacgagtaaacaccagcaccagggacattacgttcctcgtTTCACagcggaactaaagtaggattctatagtgacttaccctgctgctgaactccctttgAGCGaactccgctcgttttttttttttttttttttttgctccgcgctgtctatgaggcgccaaactctgctagcatctgtgcgcgagagaccaagtgtgttcactccgctccgcgctcaactaaagtaattttttttttaataatgaaatatctCTGCGTCACacgacacaacgaatcgattaggaaattcgttgccaactcttttagtaatcgatttttatctatttaatcgattcgttgttgcagccctatatGAAACCATAATTTTCTAATTTATCTTAGTGTTGTATCTTTGGAGAGTAAGCcgtaaataaaatgaaagctgTGTGAGTGGTCCATGGAGGAGTTGGCCCACATTTCTTCATTGAAAGGCTTTTCCATCAGCTTTGTGAAATAGCAACATCTCCTGCCTTGGTTGGTTGAGTTTATGATCACACTTTTAGAGAGCAGTTAATCAAAGTGAGTGTCTGATTCAAACAGTTATTGGCTGTATGTGTTAGAAAAACCTATGGGATGATGTAAATGTTGTCGGGACCTATGGGATTATGTAAATCATTGCGCGATTTCCACTTCACCGGAAGAGTATTATTGGGCCTTAATCGTTTAAGTGTGCACAGTGAGTAAAAACTCTTTGGTTGTTGCCCCACATTCTTTAAGATAGGCACTTCGGGCGGTCCTTTTCTCTGGTATTATGAGCAGCCTATAAGTTGTAATGTTACCGAATCAACGTATAGGTGGTTATATTCATAACTGTGCCTagtcatttattatttcagagtGGGATCACTAGTGCAGGTTGAGAGGGTGCGGGTTGGTTATGTTATGGACAGAAATTATGTTACGTTAATACTATTAATGGGAGCTAGATGGTGCCAAATTCCATGTTGGTGATTCAGTGTATTGACATatgtattctgtttttgtttACAGAAACCACACACGCAACAAACATATACGAACAAGCACATCATTATTATTGATAAATCAGACCATTATTGGAAATCAGActattcttcatttttttctcttcaataGTATGagttttgtgtgctttttataTTCAATAGGCAAGAACCATTCAAGAAGCAAACACTGACATTGCAGAGGCAGAAGACACCCTCAGCATTACAGGTTATTTGAGATATGTTTACAAACTGAAGGAGAAAGACACACTTGTTGTTTGTTGTTCTCCTGTACACCAAAGGTTTTGGTTTAACATCAAAAAATGGATATGAGCTGAAGTGTTATATGTGTTACACATGTGACCATACATTGTGTATCAGATCACCCATAGTTTGACTGAGAAAGTATTGGAACATGTGACAGGAATTCTGTGTTGTGCTTCTTTTATAGGTTTAAAGATGGTTTAAGAAACCTTGGCTCTGTAGAACAATTCAGTACTGTTTTTAAGGCATGTTTGTCTG
Coding sequences within it:
- the LOC114782611 gene encoding uncharacterized protein LOC114782611 isoform X3; translation: MADQRWRCELPAATASSLFYLPKPLIVCVGAEATHTTTLSLRLQRPCSSTSPWRWHSEWDLSGAAELTSKDKRLQKSSDTSNMGKSQAAEKRQQDSFRTHCQSCSELMRTRQRSGAKTAIRSVYSYVFSNPTTSTQLRSAEQQGGHELHSTTELHRTELDSGLRKQTVLILSTNGQTPLSSTKDISLQDALELFRPEFIMRSQSRLRRLQERVRERQAFQMDLLKLGDVMTQRRNCTRPHPLSDNLYKPRERTISGKEMQMRSKRIYNQLPEVTRKKEEEKKRVISETNRLRAEIFKKKLLDQILQRNSD